The following proteins are encoded in a genomic region of Anabas testudineus chromosome 13, fAnaTes1.2, whole genome shotgun sequence:
- the gramd1bb gene encoding protein Aster-B isoform X3 — protein MKGFKLACTASNSNKSTPACSPVLRKRSRSPTPQSQEGENMVEKGSDHSSDKSPSTPEQVVQRTYSVQSARSGGKNSKKSQSWYNHERQHILRVLSPTYKQRNEDFRKLFKQLPDTERLIVDYSCALQRDILLQGRLYLSENWICFYSNIFRWETLLTVRLKDICSMTKEKTARLIPNAIQVCTDTEKHFFTSFGARDRTYMMMFRLWQNALLDKPLCPKELWHFVHQCYGNELGLTSDDEDYVPPDDDFNTMGFSEEIPNEENEINNDNLSKSSAEAKPESSPVLQKKLIPNSTIPIPGNNDTPVTFDLPTEEYADCLPDGELLAVPLIVEEKNNDASGPGGPVPSPSLDFNDNEDIPTELSDSSETHDEGEVQAFHEDLNGRQHINEVYNFSVDKLYDILFTESQFMSDFMEQRRFSDVVYHPWKKEEAGNQTREILYTISLSNPLAPKTATVTETQTLYKASQESECYIIDAEVITHDVPYHDYFYTLNRYMLTRVAKNKCRLRVSTELRYRKQPWGLVKGFIEKNFWSGLEENFRHLELALSKLEEILIESHRLSPKAKVVKNSTVRRKKRPLPHMRSQHLDEALSPVTTPTDEEVIQRIKQVAGSTQTRHQSPEHHHLPGGFALYSVSKLLLIISFVICLSLVLLVFLNMMLFYKLWMLEYSAQSLTTWQGLRLHESKLPQTQMEWAQLLEAQQRYHDAELQKWREIIKSSVVLLDQMKDSLLNLQRGIGLRDYSSEAEEKRSRYH, from the exons ATGAAAGGCTTCAAGCTCGCTTG CACTGCCAGTAACTCGAACAAGAGCACACCCGCCTGCTCACCAGTCCTGCGTAAACGCTCGCGCTCTCCCACACCACAGAGCCAGGAGGGTGAGAACATGGTGGAGAAGGGCTCTGACCACTCCTCTGACAAGTCGCCCTCCACCCCTGAGCAGGTTGTCCAGAGAACATACTCTGTGCAGTCAGCACGGAGCGGGGGAAAGAATTCAAAG AAGAGCCAAAGCTGGTACAAC caTGAAAGACAACACATTCTGAGA GTGCTGAGCCCGACATACAAGCAGCGCAATGAGGACTTTAGGAAACTCTTCAAGCAGCTTCCTGACACAGAGAGACTCATTGTTG ACTACTCGTGTGCTCTTCAAAGGGACATCCTCCTGCAGGGACGACTCTACCTCTCTGAGAACTGGATCTGTTTCTATAGCAACATTTTCCGCTGGGAAACATTG CTGACAGTGCGGCTAAAGGACATCTGCTCAATGACGAAAGAGAAGACAGCTCGCCTCATTCCCAATGCCATTCAGGTCTGCACGGACACTGAAAAG CACTTTTTCACCTCATTTGGAGCCAGGGACAGGACGTACATGATGATGTTCAGACTGTGGCAGAATGCACTGCTGGATAAG CCCCTGTGCCCCAAAGAACTGTGGCACTTTGTTCATCAGTGTTACGGCAATGAGCTTGGCCTAACGAGTGATGACGAGGACTATGTTCCCCCTGATGATGATTTCAACACCATGGG GTTCAGCGAAGAGATTCCCAATGAAGAGAACGAGATCAACAACGACAACTTGTCTAAGAGCAGCGCTGAGGCCAAACCTGAAAGTAGCCCTGTGCTGCAAAAGAAACTCATCCCTAACAGCACCATCCCCATCCCAGGCAACAATGATACACCTGTCACA TTTGACCTCCCGACAGAGGAGTATGCAGACTGCTTACCAGACGGTGAGCTGCTTGCCGTGCCACTAATAGTGGAAGAGAAGAACAATGATGCCAGTGGGCCTGGTGGTCCTGTGCCCTCACCCTCACTTGACTTCAATGACAATGAGGACATTCCTACAGAGCTCAGTGACTCCTCAGAAACACACGATGAAG GAGAAGTACAGGCTTTCCACGAGGATCTGAACGGCAGGCAGCACATTAACGAGGTCTACAATTTCAGTGTAGACAAGCTGTATGACATCCTTTTCACAGAGTCACAGTTCATGAGTGACTTCATGGAACAGAGGCGATTTTCAG ATGTGGTCTACCACCCAtggaagaaggaggaggctgGGAACCAGACCAGAGAAATTCTGTACACAATCTCTCTGTCCAACCCACTGGCCCCCAAAACAGCCACAGTCACTGAGACACAG ACTCTATACAAAGCCAGTCAGGAGAGTGAGTGTTACATCATCGATGCTGAGGTCATTACACATGATGTGCCCTACCACGATTACTTCTACACTCTCAACCGCTACATGCTCACCAGGGTGGCCAAGAACAAGTGTCGCTTACG gGTATCAACAGAGCTGCGCTACAGGAAGCAGCCGTGGGGGCTGGTAAAGGGCTTCATTGAGAAAAACTTCTGGAGTGGGCTAGAAGAGAACTTCCGCCATCTTG AATTGGCGCTATCCAAGCTGGAGGAGATACTGATCGAGTCCCACCGGCTGTCTCCCAAGGCGAAGGTGGTGAAGAACTCCACGGTGAGGCGGAAGAAGAGGCCGCTCCCTCACATGCGCAGCCAGCATCTGGACGAGGCCCTCAGCCCCGTTACCACGCCAACAGATGAGGAAGTCATTCAGAGGATCAAACAAGTGGCTGGATCCACACAAACCAGACACCAGAGTCCAGAACACCATCACCTGCCCGGAGGTTTTGCTCTGTACAGCGTCTCCAAACTGCTGCTCATCATCAGCTTTGT GATCTGTCTAAG CCTGGTCCTGCTGGTGTTCCTCAACATGATGCTCTTCTACAAGCTGTGGATGCTGGAGTATTCTGCACAGTCCTTAACTACCTGGCAAGGACTGCGGCTTCATGAAAG taAACTGCCTCAGACGCAGATGGAGTGGGCCCAGCTCCTGGAGGCACAGCAGCGTTACCATGACGCCGAGCTGCAGAAGTGGAGGGAGATAATCAAGTCATCAGTAGTACTGCTAGACCAG ATGAAAGACTCTTTATTAAACCTCCAACGAGGCATTGGTTTAAGGGACTACAGCTCAGAAGCTGAGGAAAAGAGAAGTCGCTATCACTGA
- the gramd1bb gene encoding protein Aster-B isoform X4 produces MVEKGSDHSSDKSPSTPEQVVQRTYSVQSARSGGKNSKKSQSWYNHERQHILRVLSPTYKQRNEDFRKLFKQLPDTERLIVDYSCALQRDILLQGRLYLSENWICFYSNIFRWETLLTVRLKDICSMTKEKTARLIPNAIQVCTDTEKHFFTSFGARDRTYMMMFRLWQNALLDKPLCPKELWHFVHQCYGNELGLTSDDEDYVPPDDDFNTMGFSEEIPNEENEINNDNLSKSSAEAKPESSPVLQKKLIPNSTIPIPGNNDTPVTFDLPTEEYADCLPDGELLAVPLIVEEKNNDASGPGGPVPSPSLDFNDNEDIPTELSDSSETHDEGEVQAFHEDLNGRQHINEVYNFSVDKLYDILFTESQFMSDFMEQRRFSDVVYHPWKKEEAGNQTREILYTISLSNPLAPKTATVTETQTLYKASQESECYIIDAEVITHDVPYHDYFYTLNRYMLTRVAKNKCRLRVSTELRYRKQPWGLVKGFIEKNFWSGLEENFRHLELALSKLEEILIESHRLSPKAKVVKNSTVRRKKRPLPHMRSQHLDEALSPVTTPTDEEVIQRIKQVAGSTQTRHQSPEHHHLPGGFALYSVSKLLLIISFVICLSLVLLVFLNMMLFYKLWMLEYSAQSLTTWQGLRLHESKLPQTQMEWAQLLEAQQRYHDAELQKWREIIKSSVVLLDQMKDSLLNLQRGIGLRDYSSEAEEKRSRYH; encoded by the exons ATGGTGGAGAAGGGCTCTGACCACTCCTCTGACAAGTCGCCCTCCACCCCTGAGCAGGTTGTCCAGAGAACATACTCTGTGCAGTCAGCACGGAGCGGGGGAAAGAATTCAAAG AAGAGCCAAAGCTGGTACAAC caTGAAAGACAACACATTCTGAGA GTGCTGAGCCCGACATACAAGCAGCGCAATGAGGACTTTAGGAAACTCTTCAAGCAGCTTCCTGACACAGAGAGACTCATTGTTG ACTACTCGTGTGCTCTTCAAAGGGACATCCTCCTGCAGGGACGACTCTACCTCTCTGAGAACTGGATCTGTTTCTATAGCAACATTTTCCGCTGGGAAACATTG CTGACAGTGCGGCTAAAGGACATCTGCTCAATGACGAAAGAGAAGACAGCTCGCCTCATTCCCAATGCCATTCAGGTCTGCACGGACACTGAAAAG CACTTTTTCACCTCATTTGGAGCCAGGGACAGGACGTACATGATGATGTTCAGACTGTGGCAGAATGCACTGCTGGATAAG CCCCTGTGCCCCAAAGAACTGTGGCACTTTGTTCATCAGTGTTACGGCAATGAGCTTGGCCTAACGAGTGATGACGAGGACTATGTTCCCCCTGATGATGATTTCAACACCATGGG GTTCAGCGAAGAGATTCCCAATGAAGAGAACGAGATCAACAACGACAACTTGTCTAAGAGCAGCGCTGAGGCCAAACCTGAAAGTAGCCCTGTGCTGCAAAAGAAACTCATCCCTAACAGCACCATCCCCATCCCAGGCAACAATGATACACCTGTCACA TTTGACCTCCCGACAGAGGAGTATGCAGACTGCTTACCAGACGGTGAGCTGCTTGCCGTGCCACTAATAGTGGAAGAGAAGAACAATGATGCCAGTGGGCCTGGTGGTCCTGTGCCCTCACCCTCACTTGACTTCAATGACAATGAGGACATTCCTACAGAGCTCAGTGACTCCTCAGAAACACACGATGAAG GAGAAGTACAGGCTTTCCACGAGGATCTGAACGGCAGGCAGCACATTAACGAGGTCTACAATTTCAGTGTAGACAAGCTGTATGACATCCTTTTCACAGAGTCACAGTTCATGAGTGACTTCATGGAACAGAGGCGATTTTCAG ATGTGGTCTACCACCCAtggaagaaggaggaggctgGGAACCAGACCAGAGAAATTCTGTACACAATCTCTCTGTCCAACCCACTGGCCCCCAAAACAGCCACAGTCACTGAGACACAG ACTCTATACAAAGCCAGTCAGGAGAGTGAGTGTTACATCATCGATGCTGAGGTCATTACACATGATGTGCCCTACCACGATTACTTCTACACTCTCAACCGCTACATGCTCACCAGGGTGGCCAAGAACAAGTGTCGCTTACG gGTATCAACAGAGCTGCGCTACAGGAAGCAGCCGTGGGGGCTGGTAAAGGGCTTCATTGAGAAAAACTTCTGGAGTGGGCTAGAAGAGAACTTCCGCCATCTTG AATTGGCGCTATCCAAGCTGGAGGAGATACTGATCGAGTCCCACCGGCTGTCTCCCAAGGCGAAGGTGGTGAAGAACTCCACGGTGAGGCGGAAGAAGAGGCCGCTCCCTCACATGCGCAGCCAGCATCTGGACGAGGCCCTCAGCCCCGTTACCACGCCAACAGATGAGGAAGTCATTCAGAGGATCAAACAAGTGGCTGGATCCACACAAACCAGACACCAGAGTCCAGAACACCATCACCTGCCCGGAGGTTTTGCTCTGTACAGCGTCTCCAAACTGCTGCTCATCATCAGCTTTGT GATCTGTCTAAG CCTGGTCCTGCTGGTGTTCCTCAACATGATGCTCTTCTACAAGCTGTGGATGCTGGAGTATTCTGCACAGTCCTTAACTACCTGGCAAGGACTGCGGCTTCATGAAAG taAACTGCCTCAGACGCAGATGGAGTGGGCCCAGCTCCTGGAGGCACAGCAGCGTTACCATGACGCCGAGCTGCAGAAGTGGAGGGAGATAATCAAGTCATCAGTAGTACTGCTAGACCAG ATGAAAGACTCTTTATTAAACCTCCAACGAGGCATTGGTTTAAGGGACTACAGCTCAGAAGCTGAGGAAAAGAGAAGTCGCTATCACTGA